Proteins co-encoded in one Spiroplasma gladiatoris genomic window:
- the cas1 gene encoding type II CRISPR-associated endonuclease Cas1: MSWKTIIIKDGERINLFLNNLVVESANVKYHIPLDDINAILFENYKTVVTTRIINKLAQKKILTLICDVELKPISIIQPIEANHLQLKIINNQLNWKKEDKLYLWTQIVKQKIEAQIDILKVNLKSLEKVNLLYKYIEEMKFSDSTNREGHAAKVYFKELFGNTFTREKENHINAALNFGYTIIRNAFIRSITSKGLHPSIALFHHNMYNAFALADDLMEPFRPIVDNYVYKYVTQIDYFSRSTKLELINILNSKVIYGNNKIYLTNAIDKYVDMVLNFFEDKYNNHIIYPISSSVEYYEL; the protein is encoded by the coding sequence ATGTCTTGAAAAACAATAATTATTAAAGACGGAGAAAGAATAAATTTATTTTTAAATAATTTAGTTGTTGAAAGTGCAAATGTTAAGTATCATATCCCACTTGATGATATTAATGCGATATTATTTGAAAATTATAAAACTGTTGTTACTACAAGAATTATTAATAAACTTGCTCAAAAAAAGATTTTAACTTTAATTTGTGATGTAGAGTTAAAACCAATATCGATTATTCAACCAATTGAAGCAAATCACTTACAATTAAAAATTATTAATAATCAATTAAATTGAAAAAAAGAAGATAAATTATATTTATGAACACAAATTGTAAAACAAAAAATTGAAGCACAAATTGATATATTAAAAGTTAACTTAAAAAGTCTAGAAAAAGTTAACTTGTTATACAAATATATTGAAGAAATGAAATTTAGTGATTCAACAAATAGAGAAGGACATGCTGCTAAGGTTTATTTTAAAGAACTATTTGGAAACACTTTTACAAGAGAAAAAGAAAATCACATAAATGCAGCTTTAAACTTTGGTTATACAATTATAAGAAATGCATTTATCAGATCAATTACTTCAAAAGGGCTTCATCCAAGCATAGCCTTATTTCATCATAATATGTACAATGCTTTTGCTCTTGCAGATGATTTAATGGAACCATTTCGCCCAATTGTTGATAATTATGTTTATAAATATGTAACACAAATTGATTATTTTTCTAGATCTACAAAATTAGAATTAATAAATATTTTAAACTCTAAAGTTATTTATGGTAATAATAAAATCTATTTAACAAATGCTATTGATAAATATGTTGATATGGTTTTAAACTTTTTTGAAGATAAATACAATAATCATATAATTTATCCTATAAGTTCATCAGTAGAATATTATGAGCTATAG
- the cas2 gene encoding CRISPR-associated endonuclease Cas2 translates to MSYRFMRLMVFYDLPFDSKENVRSYNKFRNNLFKEGFHMMQYSIYSKICYNKESVDFVIKRINKFLPKLGNVRFLIITEKQYQNIKIVVGKKNNNELINDDRRLIEI, encoded by the coding sequence ATGAGCTATAGATTTATGAGATTAATGGTATTTTACGATTTACCTTTTGATTCTAAAGAAAATGTAAGATCTTATAATAAATTTAGAAATAACTTATTTAAAGAAGGGTTTCACATGATGCAATATTCAATTTATTCAAAAATTTGTTACAACAAAGAAAGTGTTGATTTTGTTATTAAAAGAATTAATAAATTTTTACCTAAGCTTGGTAATGTAAGGTTTCTAATTATTACAGAAAAACAATATCAAAATATTAAGATTGTTGTTGGTAAAAAAAATAATAATGAATTAATAAATGATGATAGGAGGCTTATAGAAATATAA